Proteins encoded in a region of the Pseudodesulfovibrio sp. S3 genome:
- a CDS encoding class I SAM-dependent DNA methyltransferase: protein MVTGTLKSKIDNVWNAFWSGGVTNPLTVIEQISYLLFIRRLDEMHTAKEMQASILGGEIKNPIFTGDQEEFRWSALRDKAPAEMFDIMIRPEGLFQFIKTMNGNGTAYARFMKDAVFVIPNAGLLSKVVDLIDDIPMDDRDTKGDLYEYLLSKLTTAGVNGQFRTPRHIIKMMVEMLEPTPEDTICDPACGTAGFLMAAGEYMRETHPELFQDDRLRKHFNGTMFAGFDFDSSMLRIAVMNMVLHGVENPHIEARDSLTQESEGISGICTKLYANPPFKGSLDNDIVASDLLKPVSSKKTELLFINLFLRLLKIGGRCACIVPDGVLFGSTKAHMAIRKRLVDEQKLDAVISMPSGVFKPYAGVSTAILIFTKTDSGGTDNVWFYDMRADGFSLDDKRTPLTGGKHENDNIPDILTRWKSLVTEAERARTEQSFLVPHEEIAGNKYDLSINRYKELVYAEEKYDPPREILGRMKELEREILADLDELEGMLG, encoded by the coding sequence ATGGTTACCGGGACACTGAAATCCAAGATAGATAACGTTTGGAATGCCTTCTGGTCGGGGGGCGTTACCAATCCGCTGACGGTTATTGAGCAGATTTCGTATCTGCTGTTTATTCGCAGGCTTGATGAAATGCACACCGCGAAGGAGATGCAGGCAAGCATTCTGGGCGGTGAGATCAAGAACCCCATCTTTACGGGCGATCAGGAGGAATTCCGATGGTCCGCATTGAGGGATAAAGCTCCTGCCGAGATGTTCGACATCATGATCCGGCCGGAAGGATTGTTCCAGTTCATCAAGACCATGAACGGCAATGGTACGGCCTATGCCCGGTTCATGAAGGATGCCGTGTTCGTCATCCCCAACGCGGGGCTGCTTTCCAAGGTTGTGGACCTCATCGACGATATCCCCATGGATGACCGGGACACCAAGGGCGACCTTTACGAATATCTGCTTTCCAAGCTGACCACGGCCGGAGTGAACGGGCAATTCCGCACGCCGCGCCATATCATCAAGATGATGGTCGAGATGCTGGAGCCGACGCCGGAAGACACCATCTGTGACCCGGCCTGTGGCACGGCTGGTTTCCTCATGGCTGCCGGGGAATATATGCGCGAGACGCACCCGGAACTGTTCCAGGACGACCGGCTGCGCAAGCACTTCAATGGCACAATGTTCGCGGGTTTTGATTTCGACTCATCCATGCTGCGCATCGCGGTCATGAACATGGTCCTGCACGGCGTGGAAAATCCACACATTGAGGCGCGGGATTCCCTGACCCAGGAAAGCGAAGGCATCAGCGGTATCTGCACTAAGCTCTATGCCAACCCGCCTTTCAAAGGGTCGCTGGATAACGACATCGTGGCCTCGGACCTGCTCAAGCCGGTGTCGAGCAAGAAGACGGAACTCCTGTTCATCAACCTGTTCCTGCGCCTCTTGAAGATCGGCGGGCGTTGCGCGTGCATCGTACCGGACGGCGTGCTGTTCGGCTCGACTAAGGCGCATATGGCTATCCGTAAGCGGCTAGTGGATGAACAAAAATTGGACGCGGTCATCTCCATGCCTTCGGGCGTGTTCAAGCCGTATGCGGGCGTATCTACGGCCATCTTGATTTTCACGAAAACCGACTCCGGGGGCACGGACAACGTCTGGTTCTACGACATGCGGGCCGACGGATTCAGCCTGGACGATAAGCGCACCCCGCTCACTGGTGGCAAGCATGAGAACGACAACATCCCTGATATCCTGACACGCTGGAAATCACTGGTAACCGAAGCGGAGCGGGCGCGCACCGAGCAGAGCTTCCTGGTCCCGCATGAGGAGATCGCCGGGAACAAGTACGACTTGTCCATCAACCGCTACAAGGAACTGGTCTACGCGGAAGAGAAGTACGACCCGCCCAGGGAGATTCTGGGACGAATGAAGGAGTTGGAGCGCGAGATTCTGGCAGACCTTGATGAGCTTGAGGGGATGTTGGGATGA
- a CDS encoding site-specific integrase — MAYREKNGKWRGVKIIDYEKRTKTFKTERQAIRWEEDQTVELWKTEQENISYPSLAEWSVEYLEYAEEKFVPKTLKEEKVPAFNRLFEFVSSALTVDRLSVADCQRMLMTQAKHRSGNAANKDRKNLLAAWNWGIKVLKLPKDNPFADVDLFPVEQQPKYVPPFEDFWKTHAVARPKDQVFLLTMLHTAARRGELLKLKWDDVDLDNGKIRLWTRKRTGGKEYDWLPLTKRLRRELEEHFKDRTSELVFCRSDGSPYKWRQHLMKILCERAGVKHFTFHAIRHLTASLMAEGGKDMAKIQAILRHKNLMTTTIYIHRLGIMENDLEDIFGEDEE, encoded by the coding sequence ATGGCCTACAGAGAAAAGAACGGAAAGTGGCGAGGAGTCAAGATAATCGATTACGAAAAAAGAACAAAGACCTTCAAAACCGAAAGGCAGGCAATCCGGTGGGAAGAAGATCAGACCGTCGAACTCTGGAAGACCGAGCAAGAAAATATAAGTTATCCCTCTCTGGCTGAATGGAGTGTTGAATATCTTGAATATGCAGAAGAGAAGTTCGTTCCGAAGACCTTAAAAGAGGAAAAGGTTCCAGCGTTCAATCGGCTCTTTGAGTTTGTGTCATCAGCCCTTACTGTGGATAGGCTTTCCGTGGCCGACTGTCAGAGAATGCTTATGACCCAAGCCAAGCACCGGAGCGGCAATGCAGCTAATAAGGACCGCAAGAACCTGCTGGCGGCCTGGAATTGGGGTATAAAGGTATTGAAGTTGCCAAAGGACAACCCTTTCGCTGACGTGGACCTGTTTCCGGTGGAGCAACAACCCAAGTATGTACCGCCTTTTGAGGACTTCTGGAAGACACACGCGGTTGCACGTCCCAAAGATCAGGTGTTCTTGTTGACCATGCTTCATACAGCAGCAAGGCGCGGAGAACTGCTTAAACTCAAATGGGATGACGTGGACCTTGATAATGGAAAGATTCGTCTTTGGACCCGGAAGCGCACAGGTGGCAAGGAGTACGATTGGCTACCTCTGACTAAGCGTCTCCGGCGTGAGCTTGAGGAACACTTCAAGGATAGGACGTCCGAGTTGGTGTTTTGCCGTTCTGATGGCTCTCCGTACAAGTGGCGGCAGCATCTCATGAAGATCCTGTGTGAGAGGGCCGGGGTTAAACACTTCACCTTTCACGCAATTCGTCACCTAACAGCGTCATTAATGGCGGAGGGGGGTAAGGATATGGCGAAGATTCAGGCGATTCTGAGACATAAGAACCTAATGACCACTACCATCTACATTCACCGATTGGGTATCATGGAAAATGATCTTGAAGACATCTTCGGTGAAGACGAAGAATAA
- a CDS encoding helix-turn-helix transcriptional regulator: MPTNNSQKYSAKEQEVMKRLGIRMRQLRDEAGLSQEKLAELAEVHRTYISTIERGQQNISLTVMIKLANVFQISLDELFAEI; this comes from the coding sequence GTGCCTACCAACAATTCTCAAAAATACTCTGCGAAAGAGCAGGAAGTGATGAAAAGGCTTGGGATTCGAATGCGCCAGCTTCGGGACGAGGCCGGCCTGTCCCAAGAAAAACTCGCGGAATTGGCCGAAGTTCATCGAACCTACATCAGCACGATTGAACGGGGGCAACAGAACATCTCCCTGACCGTGATGATCAAACTCGCGAATGTGTTCCAAATCAGCTTAGATGAACTCTTTGCGGAAATATAA
- a CDS encoding DUF4209 domain-containing protein produces MDHIITKAELEACPWKDILSEADEELSDYFHAAFSARFNDYKGTDHEGAVHLLMHIASMMLQRDDDGAPHLGPIWIGPKGRSFLPEDLSEEQALALHEFLPSVDIPEFKARIADTLWTAKVHKDKHLAAIEAAKSYVESGILLAKKHQFGFPKRFARATTIALQLGKGAADEYKAAIAAIEEALDDYKSQEPSATQIQLLQEMLKRREGDVGKYIAYCDGMAEQAEKDKHIHLARDFWELHAKWCVRASNEECEKYARKRIAETYLTEASMAGNAIVEAKALQSAIECLRQLGQETEELHKRLLSVQKKAVGEMQTHESEPIDISEIVSRSIAQVAGKNIRDALVALAIITHPEDPTRLRAQVEELASKYPLSRIVGATHMTGKGKTAATTPAIGDDEDANETATLHDMHKHFGIHVGLAVQGGIRPALDQFNKEHAIQVGDLFHIVSNNPFIPEGREIIFARGLKAGFDGDYLVACHLLIPQIENCFRHVVERGEGITSSLNSNGTQREQGLDVMLEKDVVKQQFAPATLFALKTLLIEQTGSNLRHETCHGLLHQQAFYSDPAIYTWWLVLRICCLPLINHATQEQETAEPATSIEKNGEDG; encoded by the coding sequence ATGGATCACATCATCACAAAAGCAGAGCTTGAAGCCTGCCCCTGGAAAGACATCTTGTCGGAAGCTGATGAAGAGCTTTCCGACTACTTCCACGCAGCCTTCAGCGCAAGATTCAACGATTACAAAGGCACAGATCACGAAGGAGCCGTGCACCTATTGATGCACATAGCTTCCATGATGCTCCAACGAGACGATGATGGGGCGCCGCACCTTGGCCCAATCTGGATCGGCCCCAAAGGTCGCTCTTTCCTTCCTGAAGACCTGAGCGAAGAACAGGCTCTCGCACTCCATGAGTTCTTACCTTCCGTTGACATACCGGAATTCAAAGCTCGAATCGCAGACACCCTCTGGACCGCCAAGGTCCACAAAGACAAGCATCTCGCCGCAATTGAAGCGGCAAAATCCTATGTTGAATCTGGAATACTGTTAGCCAAGAAGCATCAGTTTGGTTTTCCTAAACGCTTTGCGCGCGCAACAACAATTGCCCTCCAATTAGGCAAAGGAGCAGCGGACGAGTACAAGGCTGCCATAGCTGCAATCGAAGAAGCCCTGGATGATTATAAATCCCAAGAGCCAAGTGCGACTCAGATTCAACTGTTGCAGGAGATGCTCAAACGGCGCGAAGGTGATGTGGGCAAGTACATCGCGTACTGTGACGGCATGGCAGAACAAGCTGAAAAGGATAAACACATACACCTCGCTCGGGACTTCTGGGAGCTTCATGCAAAATGGTGTGTGCGAGCATCAAATGAGGAGTGTGAAAAATACGCACGCAAAAGAATCGCTGAAACGTATCTCACAGAAGCCAGCATGGCAGGGAATGCCATAGTAGAAGCCAAGGCTCTCCAGTCTGCAATTGAATGCCTTCGTCAATTAGGACAGGAGACCGAAGAGCTACATAAGCGTTTATTGTCCGTTCAGAAGAAGGCCGTCGGCGAGATGCAGACTCATGAAAGCGAGCCAATCGACATTTCAGAAATCGTCTCTCGGTCTATCGCCCAGGTCGCGGGGAAAAACATACGCGATGCACTTGTTGCGCTTGCCATTATCACGCACCCAGAAGACCCGACACGCTTACGGGCACAAGTCGAAGAGCTTGCATCGAAATATCCACTGTCTCGAATTGTCGGTGCTACGCATATGACAGGAAAAGGGAAAACGGCTGCCACCACTCCCGCGATAGGCGATGATGAAGACGCCAATGAAACAGCCACACTGCACGATATGCACAAGCATTTCGGAATACACGTTGGCCTTGCTGTCCAGGGTGGCATTCGGCCAGCACTAGATCAGTTTAATAAAGAACACGCCATACAGGTGGGCGACCTCTTTCACATTGTGTCCAACAATCCATTTATACCTGAGGGTAGAGAGATCATTTTCGCCAGAGGGCTTAAAGCAGGGTTTGATGGGGACTACCTTGTTGCATGCCACTTACTGATTCCACAAATCGAAAATTGCTTCCGACACGTTGTTGAAAGAGGAGAAGGCATCACATCATCCCTCAACTCCAATGGGACCCAACGCGAGCAAGGCCTTGATGTCATGCTAGAAAAAGATGTCGTTAAGCAGCAATTCGCACCCGCGACTTTATTCGCCCTGAAAACTCTTCTTATTGAGCAAACAGGATCAAACCTCAGACACGAAACCTGCCACGGCCTATTACACCAACAGGCTTTCTACTCTGATCCAGCGATATACACATGGTGGCTCGTCCTGCGAATTTGCTGCTTGCCTCTCATCAATCACGCGACCCAAGAGCAGGAAACGGCGGAACCTGCAACATCTATTGAAAAAAACGGGGAAGACGGGTAG
- a CDS encoding restriction endonuclease subunit S, whose protein sequence is MKMVELGKVIDINPRLPRGTDHNTEASFIAMADVGEDGSWSVSETKTVGELKKGYTYFAKNDVVFAKITPCFENGKAAYFSGLPTEIGFGSTEFHVLRPNKDVDGQYLYYTVWNPDFRAYGTWRMSGAVGQKRVTTDFLKKYEIPLPPLSEQKRIAAILDKADAIRRKRKAALDMADEFLRATFLDMFGDPVTNPKGWDVKPLGRLIKSNPKNGTITPAKEGGALQVVKVGQLGRYWIDQENCQEIDLSDKDRDRFSLEIGDILLARAIGSQSHLGKASIVSEDETNLVFDSHVMRVRFDHEQINPSYFWFWLKTNGGRTLFLKQSSQTAVQFNINGKQIAKLPVTTPPMREQEKFVGILNKVFERFNVGESGEEDDLFASLSQRAFRGEL, encoded by the coding sequence ATGAAGATGGTTGAGCTTGGAAAAGTTATAGACATCAACCCCCGGCTGCCGCGTGGGACAGACCATAATACCGAGGCCTCCTTTATTGCGATGGCAGATGTTGGGGAGGACGGCAGTTGGAGCGTTTCCGAAACCAAAACAGTAGGCGAGTTGAAAAAAGGATACACGTATTTTGCCAAGAATGACGTTGTATTCGCTAAAATTACCCCTTGTTTCGAGAATGGTAAGGCTGCCTATTTTTCAGGCCTTCCAACAGAAATAGGATTTGGTTCTACAGAGTTTCATGTACTACGCCCTAACAAAGACGTGGATGGACAATATCTTTATTATACGGTTTGGAATCCAGACTTTAGAGCTTACGGTACATGGCGGATGTCTGGAGCCGTTGGGCAAAAACGAGTAACAACTGATTTTCTCAAGAAGTACGAAATCCCCCTTCCGCCGCTCTCCGAGCAGAAGCGCATCGCGGCCATTCTGGACAAGGCGGACGCTATCCGGCGCAAGCGAAAAGCCGCGCTGGACATGGCGGACGAGTTTTTGCGGGCTACCTTTCTGGATATGTTTGGTGACCCTGTGACGAATCCCAAGGGGTGGGATGTGAAGCCGTTGGGGAGACTCATAAAGTCTAACCCTAAAAATGGCACTATCACCCCGGCAAAAGAGGGTGGTGCTTTGCAGGTGGTAAAAGTCGGCCAGCTTGGAAGGTACTGGATTGATCAAGAGAACTGCCAAGAGATTGATTTGTCGGATAAAGATCGAGACCGATTCTCCCTTGAAATTGGAGACATCCTGCTGGCACGAGCAATCGGCAGCCAGAGCCATCTTGGGAAAGCGTCAATAGTATCAGAAGATGAAACAAATTTGGTCTTCGACTCACATGTTATGCGAGTCCGTTTTGATCATGAACAAATTAATCCAAGCTATTTTTGGTTCTGGCTAAAAACAAATGGTGGTCGGACCCTTTTCCTGAAGCAGTCGAGTCAGACAGCAGTGCAATTTAATATCAATGGGAAGCAAATAGCTAAACTCCCGGTGACAACACCTCCAATGAGAGAGCAAGAAAAATTTGTTGGCATCCTGAATAAGGTTTTTGAAAGATTCAATGTCGGCGAATCAGGAGAAGAGGATGACCTCTTCGCCTCCCTCTCTCAACGGGCATTTCGCGGCGAACTCTAA
- a CDS encoding DUF2958 domain-containing protein yields the protein MWNEPSQSRLDKIPRLYATEDILLENKSIHLHFFIGGCDWYVAEFDGEDIFFGYAILNGDYWNAEWGYISFEELKRLRVGWVEVDCETEQIWAVKRASEIPDIWRDS from the coding sequence ATGTGGAACGAACCTTCACAGTCGCGGCTGGATAAGATTCCCCGGCTGTATGCAACCGAGGATATTTTGCTCGAAAACAAGTCGATTCATCTGCATTTCTTCATTGGCGGCTGCGATTGGTACGTGGCCGAGTTTGATGGTGAGGATATCTTCTTTGGCTACGCCATCCTCAATGGTGACTATTGGAATGCTGAGTGGGGATACATCTCTTTCGAAGAACTTAAGCGGCTACGGGTTGGCTGGGTCGAGGTCGACTGTGAAACTGAGCAGATCTGGGCCGTGAAGCGTGCCAGTGAAATCCCCGATATTTGGAGGGATTCATGA